The Nitrospira tepida genome includes a window with the following:
- a CDS encoding IS3 family transposase (programmed frameshift): MAPKRKTHSEEFKARVAVEAIKGVRTLSELSAVHGVHPTVIAHWKRQLLDGAPEVFRRGPASGGRSEEVVTAPLYQEIGRLKMELEWLRKKLLSVPRETRRGWIHADPGAVSIVQQCAVAGLARSTYYYEPVPEREENLALMRLIDELYLQRPFYGVPRMTDWLQTLGHVINHKRVARLMRIMGLQAVLPGPHTSRRQAAHPTYPYLLRDLAVARPNHVWCADITYVPMRRGFLYLVVVLDWYSRYVLAWALSNTLDALFCLEALEDALGSGQPEIFNTDQGAQFTSDEFTGRLEGAGIRISMDGRGRALDNIFVERLWRSVKYEEVYLRDYADGAEAWRGLQRYFVFYNTERRHQSLGRRTPAEVHFG, from the exons ATGGCCCCAAAGCGGAAGACCCATTCGGAGGAATTCAAAGCGAGGGTGGCGGTGGAGGCGATCAAGGGGGTGCGGACCCTCAGTGAATTGAGTGCGGTCCACGGGGTGCACCCGACGGTGATTGCCCATTGGAAGCGACAGTTGCTGGACGGGGCGCCGGAGGTGTTCCGGCGGGGTCCCGCCAGCGGGGGCCGCAGCGAGGAAGTGGTGACGGCCCCGCTGTACCAGGAGATCGGCCGCCTCAAAATGGAGCTGGAGTGGCTCAGAAAAAAGCTCT TGAGCGTGCCGCGGGAGACCCGACGCGGGTGGATCCACGCCGACCCGGGTGCCGTGTCGATCGTGCAGCAGTGTGCGGTGGCGGGCTTGGCGCGCTCGACCTACTACTACGAGCCGGTGCCGGAGCGCGAGGAGAATCTGGCGCTGATGCGGTTGATCGATGAACTGTACTTGCAACGGCCATTTTACGGGGTGCCCCGGATGACTGACTGGCTGCAGACCTTGGGGCATGTGATCAATCACAAGCGGGTGGCCCGCCTGATGCGCATCATGGGCTTGCAGGCCGTGCTGCCGGGGCCGCACACGAGCCGCCGGCAGGCCGCGCATCCGACGTATCCCTATCTGCTGCGGGATCTGGCGGTGGCGCGACCGAACCACGTGTGGTGTGCGGACATCACGTACGTCCCGATGCGGCGCGGGTTCCTGTACCTGGTCGTGGTGCTGGACTGGTACAGCCGCTACGTGCTGGCCTGGGCCTTGTCCAACACGCTGGACGCGCTGTTCTGCCTGGAGGCCTTGGAGGACGCGTTGGGGAGCGGCCAGCCGGAGATCTTCAACACGGATCAAGGGGCGCAGTTTACAAGCGACGAGTTCACGGGACGGCTGGAGGGCGCGGGGATCCGCATCAGCATGGATGGGCGCGGCCGGGCGCTGGACAACATTTTCGTGGAGCGGCTGTGGCGGAGCGTGAAGTACGAGGAGGTCTACCTGCGGGACTACGCCGATGGCGCCGAGGCCTGGAGGGGGTTGCAGCGGTATTTTGTGTTCTACAACACCGAACGCCGACACCAGAGCCTTGGCCGCCGGACCCCGGCCGAGGTGCATTTTGGCTGA
- a CDS encoding type II toxin-antitoxin system VapC family toxin, with the protein MVLVDAGPLIALIHADDRHHERCVATLQTLDESLGTVWPVLTEAMYLFNFSWKAQEALWEMLERGFVTLLPVENPDLARMRDLVKKYRNLPMDLADAALVTVAEREKIRRIFTIDRRDFAVYRPAKLGRFAILPARLSSHSAEDRHPLEIHS; encoded by the coding sequence GTGGTGCTCGTCGATGCAGGGCCGCTCATTGCGTTGATCCACGCCGATGACCGCCACCACGAACGTTGTGTGGCGACGCTGCAGACCTTGGATGAATCACTGGGCACGGTCTGGCCGGTTCTGACTGAAGCCATGTATCTCTTCAATTTCTCGTGGAAGGCGCAGGAAGCCCTATGGGAAATGCTCGAACGAGGGTTTGTGACGCTTCTTCCCGTCGAGAACCCCGATCTCGCTCGGATGCGCGATCTCGTGAAGAAGTACCGGAACTTGCCCATGGATTTGGCCGATGCCGCCCTGGTGACGGTGGCCGAACGAGAAAAGATCCGGCGAATCTTCACGATCGACCGCCGAGACTTTGCAGTCTATCGGCCGGCCAAGCTCGGCCGCTTTGCAATCCTGCCAGCTAGATTGTCAAGTCATTCAGCGGAGGACCGGCATCCATTGGAAATCCATTCCTGA
- a CDS encoding helix-turn-helix domain-containing transcriptional regulator, giving the protein MALTREFKETVAARVQRDDRFREALFIEAINAYLAGETAVGKAMLRDLVNATVGFEALATTLKKPSKSLHRMLAPHGNPSTENFFGIVNALQKKAHVKLRVTAKAG; this is encoded by the coding sequence ATGGCACTGACACGCGAATTTAAGGAAACAGTGGCGGCGCGTGTGCAACGCGATGATCGTTTCCGGGAAGCACTCTTTATCGAGGCCATCAATGCCTATTTGGCCGGCGAGACCGCCGTCGGCAAAGCGATGCTCCGGGACCTCGTTAATGCCACGGTGGGCTTCGAGGCGCTCGCGACCACGCTCAAGAAGCCGAGCAAGAGTCTGCATCGGATGTTGGCTCCACACGGGAATCCGAGTACCGAGAACTTCTTCGGCATCGTCAACGCACTCCAAAAGAAGGCCCATGTGAAGCTCCGCGTGACAGCGAAAGCAGGCTGA
- a CDS encoding type II toxin-antitoxin system RelE family toxin gives MWASLVIKRSAEKELRKLPVDDLRRVVDRIRGLTQRPRPPGCEKLSGEAERYRIRQGDYRIVYGVDDSAHVVEIVKIGHRREVYR, from the coding sequence ATGTGGGCTAGTCTCGTCATCAAGCGGTCGGCTGAGAAGGAACTCAGGAAACTGCCCGTGGACGACCTTCGCCGAGTGGTCGACCGCATCCGCGGGCTGACTCAGCGGCCGCGCCCTCCAGGCTGTGAAAAGCTTTCAGGCGAAGCCGAGCGATATCGCATCCGGCAGGGGGACTATCGCATAGTCTACGGCGTTGATGATTCTGCTCACGTCGTTGAAATCGTCAAGATCGGTCACCGGCGAGAGGTCTATCGTTAG
- a CDS encoding DUF4160 domain-containing protein: MPTVLRVKGYRFFFFSLEGKEPPHIHVEQAERYAKLWLDPVSIARAKGFRSSELTDILHIVQNNQQLFREQWHEYFGHKI; the protein is encoded by the coding sequence GTGCCGACCGTACTTCGGGTAAAGGGCTATCGCTTCTTCTTTTTCAGTCTGGAAGGCAAGGAGCCCCCACACATTCATGTGGAACAAGCTGAACGGTATGCGAAATTGTGGTTGGACCCCGTCTCTATCGCTCGCGCGAAGGGGTTTCGGAGCAGCGAATTGACGGACATCCTCCACATCGTTCAAAATAACCAACAGCTATTCCGGGAGCAGTGGCATGAGTACTTTGGCCATAAAATTTGA
- a CDS encoding DUF2442 domain-containing protein codes for MSTLAIKFEPLAVDVVFTDTMLRVVLADGREVSSPLAWFPRLLNATDEQRRNWRLIGGGIGIHWESIDEDISVESLLSVQ; via the coding sequence ATGAGTACTTTGGCCATAAAATTTGAGCCGCTTGCCGTTGATGTCGTGTTCACGGACACGATGCTGCGCGTGGTTCTAGCCGATGGGCGCGAAGTATCCTCCCCATTGGCGTGGTTCCCGCGTTTGTTGAATGCCACGGACGAACAGCGTCGTAACTGGCGCTTGATCGGCGGAGGAATCGGTATCCACTGGGAATCCATTGACGAAGACATTTCTGTCGAAAGCCTCCTCTCCGTGCAATGA